From the bacterium genome, one window contains:
- a CDS encoding ABC transporter substrate-binding protein yields MRRLGALGAAAVLLAALAAGVQAESVHRGGTLRVGLDADPPNLDPHRSTAAVDRQVFQGLFAKLVDTDESLRIVPDLATSWAVSADGRTVTLHLRQGVVFQDGTPFNAEAVRYNLERMRDSRFPSARRLEISPIQKITVQDAATVALTLERPYSPLLYVLTDRAGMMVSPAAAQREGLNFALHPVGAGAFTFVEKAPQDHVTLQRNSSYWAKGLPYLDRIVFRPVIDDNARVANLKSGDLDIINTVPLPQIKELAQASARPGAAYRLLQRGAFSWVAIRLNITKPPFDNKLLRQALDNTIDREALAGVVLQGAAYPAYSFFPNGTPGYDPSWPIPGRSVARAKEKEQAAGRPDGFEFTLLTTPGQQQLSVAQAVQSMAADAGIRIKIQAIEFGTLLDTLGHLRHQAGLLGWSGRPDPDGDIYSFLTQAGPDQPNDTGYTNPRVTSLLDASRLLGDMAQRRRAYREVLQIVADDMPYVWLYFPKEYKLVSARVHGFVHVPDGMMRLARAWLSP; encoded by the coding sequence ATGCGGAGGCTCGGCGCGCTCGGGGCCGCGGCCGTGCTGCTGGCCGCTCTGGCGGCAGGCGTGCAGGCGGAGAGCGTCCACCGCGGCGGGACGCTGCGCGTGGGCCTCGACGCGGATCCGCCCAATCTCGATCCTCACCGGTCGACCGCCGCGGTCGATCGCCAAGTGTTCCAGGGTCTGTTCGCCAAGCTCGTCGACACCGACGAGTCGCTGCGGATCGTGCCGGATCTCGCCACGTCGTGGGCGGTGAGCGCCGACGGCCGCACGGTGACGCTGCACCTGCGCCAGGGCGTGGTGTTTCAGGACGGGACGCCGTTCAACGCGGAGGCGGTCCGCTACAACCTCGAGCGAATGCGCGATTCGAGGTTCCCGTCGGCGCGCCGCCTCGAGATCAGCCCGATTCAGAAGATTACGGTTCAGGACGCCGCCACCGTCGCCCTGACCCTCGAGCGGCCGTACAGTCCCCTGCTCTACGTGCTGACCGACCGCGCGGGGATGATGGTGTCGCCGGCGGCGGCGCAGCGGGAGGGGCTCAATTTCGCGCTCCACCCGGTCGGCGCCGGGGCCTTCACGTTCGTAGAGAAGGCGCCGCAAGACCACGTCACACTGCAGCGGAACTCGTCCTACTGGGCGAAGGGCCTCCCCTACCTCGACCGCATCGTGTTTCGTCCGGTGATCGACGACAATGCCCGGGTGGCAAATTTGAAATCGGGCGACCTCGACATCATCAACACGGTGCCCCTGCCGCAGATCAAGGAACTGGCGCAGGCGTCGGCGCGCCCCGGGGCGGCCTACCGGCTCCTGCAGCGCGGGGCGTTTTCATGGGTCGCGATCCGGCTCAACATCACGAAGCCGCCCTTCGACAACAAGCTGCTGCGCCAGGCGCTCGACAACACGATCGACCGGGAGGCGCTCGCCGGCGTCGTCCTTCAAGGTGCGGCGTATCCGGCGTACTCGTTCTTTCCGAACGGCACCCCGGGATACGACCCGTCCTGGCCGATTCCCGGCCGGAGCGTGGCGCGGGCCAAGGAGAAAGAACAGGCGGCCGGGCGTCCGGACGGATTCGAGTTCACGCTGCTCACGACCCCGGGCCAGCAGCAGCTATCCGTGGCCCAGGCCGTGCAGTCGATGGCCGCGGACGCGGGCATCCGGATCAAGATCCAGGCGATCGAGTTCGGCACGCTGCTCGACACGCTCGGGCACCTGCGGCATCAGGCGGGACTCCTCGGATGGAGCGGCCGGCCCGACCCCGACGGGGACATCTATTCCTTCCTGACGCAGGCCGGGCCCGACCAGCCGAACGACACCGGCTACACGAACCCGCGCGTAACCAGCCTCCTCGACGCCTCACGCCTCCTCGGCGACATGGCGCAGCGCCGGCGGGCGTACCGTGAAGTCCTCCAGATCGTAGCGGACGACATGCCCTACGTGTGGCTCTACTTCCCGAAGGAGTACAAGCTGGTTTCGGCGCGCGTGCACGGCTTCGTCCACGTCCCGGACGGGATGATGCGGCTCGCACGCGCGTGGCTGTCACCCTAG
- a CDS encoding acetoacetate--CoA ligase, with protein sequence MKPNTVAEGTVLWEPPAEVRGRAAITRYLGWLRRTRGLTFDSYQALWDWSVRDLAAFWESIWEFFEIRGTRVPGAVLERGRGVEGARWFPGAALNFAEPALRRNDDAPALLARSETRPPRTLSWADLRREVAGVAAGLRRFGVRRGDRVAAYLPNVPEAAAALLASAGLGAVWSSCPPEFGTRSVVDRFRQIEPRVLLAVDGYRYNGRGHNRMDAVREIAAALPTVDAVIVLPYLTERPDLAGLRGARLWADALPPGPDGFVPEPVPFDHPLWILYSSGTTGLPKGIMHGHGGVLLEQLKWITLHADVQPGDRFFWYSTTGWMMWNVVVSSLLAGATAILYDGSPAYPDLDALWRLAAETGMTYFGTSAPFLLACMKAGIEPGKTFDLSRLRGIGSTGAPLTPEGFAWVYDHVSPSLLLGSASGGTDIATAFVLSCPLLPVRAGEIQCRGLGAKVEAWNEDGRPVVDEVGELVVTEPMPSMPVAFWNDTGGRRYHDAYFAHYPGVWRHGDWIKITPRGSCVIYGRSDSTLNRAGVRMGTSEFYRVVEELPDVLDSLVIDTGELGREGRLVLFVVLREGAELDDRRQTTIRERLRTQLSPRHVPDEIYQVAEVPRTLNGKKLEVPVKRILAGAPPDRAASRDALANPGAFDAFVRLAAGRSSGPAAT encoded by the coding sequence ATGAAACCTAACACCGTCGCCGAAGGCACCGTGCTGTGGGAACCGCCGGCCGAGGTACGCGGGCGCGCGGCGATCACCCGCTACCTCGGTTGGCTGCGCCGGACGCGCGGCCTCACCTTCGACTCCTACCAGGCGCTCTGGGACTGGAGCGTCCGGGATCTCGCGGCCTTCTGGGAATCGATCTGGGAGTTCTTCGAGATCCGCGGCACGCGCGTGCCGGGCGCCGTGCTCGAGCGCGGCCGGGGTGTGGAAGGTGCCAGGTGGTTTCCCGGCGCCGCGCTCAACTTCGCCGAGCCAGCCCTCCGCCGGAACGACGACGCACCGGCGCTCCTCGCCCGTTCCGAGACCCGGCCGCCCCGCACCCTGAGCTGGGCCGATCTGCGGCGCGAGGTGGCCGGAGTGGCGGCGGGCCTCCGGCGGTTCGGGGTGCGGCGCGGCGACCGGGTCGCGGCGTATCTGCCGAACGTCCCGGAGGCCGCCGCGGCGCTCCTCGCTTCGGCCGGTCTCGGCGCCGTCTGGTCGAGCTGCCCGCCGGAGTTCGGCACGCGCAGCGTCGTCGACCGCTTCCGGCAGATCGAACCGCGCGTGCTGCTCGCCGTGGACGGATACCGCTACAACGGTCGCGGACACAACCGTATGGACGCCGTGCGCGAGATCGCCGCCGCGCTGCCCACCGTCGACGCCGTCATCGTCCTGCCGTATCTCACCGAGCGTCCCGATCTCGCCGGCCTCCGCGGCGCGCGCCTGTGGGCGGATGCGCTGCCTCCCGGGCCGGACGGCTTCGTGCCGGAGCCGGTCCCGTTCGATCATCCGCTGTGGATCCTCTACTCGTCCGGGACGACGGGGCTGCCGAAGGGCATCATGCACGGCCATGGTGGAGTTCTCCTCGAGCAGTTGAAGTGGATCACGCTGCACGCGGACGTCCAGCCCGGCGACCGCTTCTTTTGGTACTCGACCACCGGCTGGATGATGTGGAACGTAGTCGTCTCGAGCCTGCTCGCCGGGGCGACGGCGATTCTGTACGACGGCAGCCCCGCCTACCCGGATCTCGACGCGCTGTGGCGGCTCGCCGCGGAGACCGGGATGACCTACTTTGGGACCAGCGCGCCGTTTCTGCTCGCGTGTATGAAGGCGGGGATCGAGCCGGGAAAGACGTTTGACCTATCGCGTCTCCGCGGCATCGGCTCGACCGGGGCGCCGCTCACGCCCGAAGGCTTCGCCTGGGTGTACGACCACGTCAGCCCGTCGTTGCTGCTCGGCTCGGCGAGCGGCGGCACCGACATCGCGACGGCGTTCGTTCTGTCATGCCCCCTGCTTCCGGTGCGCGCCGGCGAGATCCAGTGCCGCGGCCTCGGCGCGAAGGTCGAGGCCTGGAACGAGGACGGGCGGCCCGTCGTCGATGAAGTCGGCGAACTCGTCGTTACCGAGCCGATGCCGTCCATGCCGGTGGCCTTCTGGAACGATACGGGCGGCCGGCGCTACCACGATGCCTACTTCGCGCACTACCCCGGGGTCTGGCGGCACGGCGACTGGATCAAGATCACGCCGCGGGGCAGCTGCGTGATCTACGGACGCTCCGATTCGACGCTCAACCGCGCCGGCGTCCGCATGGGCACGAGCGAGTTCTACCGGGTCGTAGAAGAACTCCCGGATGTGCTCGACAGCCTCGTCATCGACACCGGAGAGCTGGGGCGCGAAGGACGCCTCGTGTTATTTGTCGTCCTGCGCGAGGGCGCCGAGCTCGACGATCGTCGCCAGACGACGATCCGCGAGCGCCTGCGGACGCAGCTGTCGCCGCGGCACGTGCCCGACGAAATCTACCAGGTCGCCGAGGTGCCGCGTACCCTCAACGGCAAGAAGCTGGAGGTCCCCGTCAAGCGCATTCTCGCGGGCGCCCCGCCCGACCGCGCCGCGAGCCGGGACGCGCTCGCGAATCCCGGAGCGTTCGACGCGTTCGTCCGCCTCGCCGCCGGACGAAGTTCGGGACCCGCCGCCACCTAA
- a CDS encoding enoyl-CoA hydratase produces the protein MSAPVEQQQKPLLLYEVKENVAVLTLNHPERRNALSRAMLQELQRSLDRAADDDRVRAVVIRAVGPVFSSGHDLRELVGQPEADVASLFDVCTGVMETIRTLPKPVIAQVHALATAAGCQLVATCDLVVASEDATFATPGVKNGLFCTTPGVAVARAVGPRKAMEMLLTGTPISAEDARRADLVNRIVPTDRLEAETMALAAQVIAASSYTLAIGKRGFYQQLSKDRPEAYAVAQKVMVENALAPDAQEGMRAFLEKRPPRWRH, from the coding sequence ATGAGCGCGCCGGTAGAGCAGCAGCAGAAACCGCTTCTCCTGTATGAGGTCAAAGAGAACGTCGCCGTGCTTACCCTCAACCATCCGGAGCGCCGCAACGCCCTGTCGCGCGCGATGCTTCAGGAGTTGCAGCGGTCCCTCGACCGGGCCGCCGACGACGACCGGGTGCGCGCCGTCGTCATTCGCGCGGTGGGCCCGGTGTTCAGCTCCGGCCACGACCTGCGCGAACTCGTGGGCCAGCCCGAGGCCGACGTCGCCTCGCTGTTCGACGTCTGCACCGGCGTCATGGAGACGATCCGGACGTTGCCCAAGCCGGTGATCGCCCAGGTGCACGCCCTCGCCACCGCCGCCGGCTGCCAACTCGTCGCGACCTGCGATCTCGTCGTCGCCTCCGAGGACGCTACGTTCGCCACGCCGGGAGTCAAGAACGGTCTGTTCTGCACCACGCCCGGCGTGGCCGTCGCACGGGCGGTTGGTCCGCGGAAGGCGATGGAGATGCTGCTGACGGGGACGCCCATCAGCGCCGAGGACGCCCGGCGCGCGGACCTCGTCAACCGCATCGTCCCGACCGACCGGCTTGAGGCAGAGACGATGGCCCTCGCTGCCCAGGTGATCGCCGCCAGCTCGTATACGCTCGCGATCGGCAAGCGCGGCTTCTACCAGCAGCTCTCCAAGGACCGGCCAGAGGCCTACGCCGTCGCCCAAAAGGTGATGGTGGAGAACGCGCTGGCGCCGGACGCGCAAGAGGGGATGCGGGCCTTCCTCGAAAAACGCCCGCCCCGCTGGCGTCACTAG
- a CDS encoding cytochrome c biogenesis protein CcdA, whose protein sequence is MHLSLVIAFAAGVLGFFSPCIVPLIPGYLSFVSGVSLLEVEAAERRRHVWRVVGATLLFVFGFSLVFTGLGASASLAGGFILGNRELLGRIGGAIVILFGLVMLGVLRIPGLSRERRFAFSARPAGLAGIVLVGMAFGFAWTPCVGPVLGAILTLAATTARAADGALLLFAYSLGLGLPFLVTAALLTRAFGALRAIRRYAHAIEVTGGAFLVVMGAALLFDWIYRLNAWILQVFPVRPAL, encoded by the coding sequence GTGCATCTCTCGCTCGTGATCGCGTTCGCCGCCGGCGTGCTCGGCTTCTTCTCGCCGTGCATCGTGCCGCTCATCCCGGGCTACCTATCGTTCGTGTCGGGCGTCTCGCTGCTCGAGGTCGAGGCGGCCGAACGGCGACGGCACGTCTGGCGCGTCGTCGGGGCGACGCTGCTCTTCGTGTTTGGCTTCTCCCTCGTGTTTACCGGACTCGGGGCGTCCGCGTCTCTCGCCGGCGGGTTCATTCTCGGCAACCGGGAGCTGCTCGGCCGGATCGGCGGCGCGATCGTCATTCTGTTCGGTCTCGTCATGCTGGGGGTGCTGCGGATCCCCGGGCTCTCCCGCGAACGGCGCTTCGCGTTCTCGGCCCGGCCGGCCGGGCTGGCCGGGATCGTGCTCGTGGGCATGGCGTTCGGGTTTGCGTGGACGCCGTGCGTCGGACCGGTCCTCGGCGCGATCCTGACGCTCGCGGCGACGACGGCGCGCGCGGCCGACGGTGCCCTGCTGCTGTTCGCGTACTCGCTCGGCCTCGGCCTGCCGTTTCTCGTCACCGCCGCGCTGCTCACGAGAGCTTTCGGCGCGCTCCGTGCGATCAGGCGCTACGCACACGCGATCGAGGTCACGGGTGGCGCGTTCCTGGTCGTGATGGGCGCGGCGCTTCTCTTCGACTGGATCTACCGTCTCAACGCCTGGATTCTTCAGGTGTTTCCGGTCCGACCCGCGCTGTAA
- a CDS encoding redoxin domain-containing protein: MPSRLAPLAIALAASILIGVAPGAPSAPEIAQAAPVRAPDFQLPLLGGGSVSLASFKGKPVILLFWAPW; encoded by the coding sequence GTGCCGTCCCGGCTTGCTCCACTTGCGATCGCGCTGGCGGCGAGCATCCTGATTGGCGTCGCTCCGGGCGCGCCGTCCGCCCCCGAAATCGCCCAGGCGGCTCCGGTTCGGGCGCCCGACTTTCAGTTGCCCCTGCTCGGCGGCGGGTCCGTCAGCCTCGCGTCATTTAAAGGAAAGCCCGTCATCCTGCTGTTTTGGGCGCCGTGGTGA
- a CDS encoding STAS domain-containing protein: MRAQARVTVHQPPRATVACVEGDLDLVSLPQVERELRAAASDAKANSLVAVDVTGVTYLNSAAIRLLYDLAEDLRTRRRQLRVVMSSDAPLRALFRRLRFDTVIPVHDTVDEAIAEAVSDSSDTDGSDRSRAPG; the protein is encoded by the coding sequence ATGAGAGCACAGGCTCGGGTCACGGTGCACCAACCGCCACGCGCCACCGTGGCGTGTGTGGAAGGCGATCTCGACCTCGTCAGTCTGCCGCAGGTCGAGCGTGAGCTGCGGGCAGCCGCGTCCGATGCGAAGGCGAACTCCCTCGTCGCCGTCGACGTCACGGGCGTGACGTACCTCAACAGCGCGGCGATCCGCCTGCTGTACGATCTCGCCGAGGACCTCCGCACGAGGCGGCGCCAGCTCCGAGTTGTGATGTCGTCGGACGCGCCGCTGCGCGCGCTGTTCCGGCGCCTTCGATTCGACACCGTCATACCCGTGCACGACACCGTCGACGAGGCGATCGCCGAAGCCGTCTCCGATTCGTCGGACACGGATGGGAGCGATCGTTCGCGCGCACCCGGCTAG
- a CDS encoding sensor histidine kinase, whose amino-acid sequence MPVLMLDFAVGIHVAIVLLLLSKYVETRLPYVVWWTAGMAALAARSATELTLLSNGAPAPFALVPSILILAGAGCFLTGSVARDPNTPGNILFGAVGYGGLLTAVAAFFVLGRGHADVARAVAGMAAALAFVLAGRSYYQAEGAADDTAIRTIFIALVAIGVNFAGWSFLPRTTFDAGISELLGALCAATFGAGVQLRSLERQRALEVMSAISAALHQASHVGEMLTDVLRATGKMVQAHSGWVFLERGGRYETAAAFGLSGPLADGGGALRDLVPGGEHGRSAPAGSCRCLEMLRAGRLPAQGGVVDCDRFADVGVALRHASVPLRTVRTRGVLNLVLVPGRLFMRRELALVSAIATQVSFAIDKAELLDELRDKEADRTGLIRRLLSAQEDERKRIARELHDEAGQSLAGLMLELEAARLEDARGTAVTQETLARLRRLAARTVESVRALIYDLRPAVLDDLGLVPALRWYTQSQIAARGLDVRLSERLGSERLDATLETTIFRIAQEALWNAVKHAAASRIDVDLLRKDDRIVLRVRDDGRGITAAAGAPAHRGRVGVGLGGMVERAAALGGTVQVAARPEGGTEVLAEFPAAAVRRGQTA is encoded by the coding sequence ATGCCGGTCCTTATGCTGGATTTCGCCGTAGGCATCCACGTCGCGATCGTGCTGCTGCTCCTCAGCAAGTACGTCGAGACGAGGTTGCCGTACGTGGTGTGGTGGACCGCCGGGATGGCCGCCCTGGCGGCCCGGTCGGCCACCGAACTCACCCTGCTGTCCAACGGAGCGCCCGCGCCCTTCGCCCTCGTCCCGAGCATCCTCATCCTGGCCGGAGCCGGCTGCTTCCTCACCGGCTCCGTCGCACGGGACCCCAACACGCCCGGCAACATCCTCTTCGGAGCCGTCGGCTACGGCGGACTGCTCACCGCCGTCGCCGCGTTCTTCGTCCTCGGGCGGGGCCACGCCGACGTCGCGCGCGCGGTCGCCGGCATGGCCGCGGCGCTCGCGTTCGTCCTTGCGGGACGCAGCTATTACCAGGCGGAAGGCGCCGCCGATGACACCGCGATTCGGACCATCTTCATCGCGCTCGTCGCGATCGGGGTCAATTTCGCCGGCTGGTCGTTCCTCCCGCGCACGACTTTCGACGCCGGGATCTCGGAGCTGCTCGGCGCACTGTGCGCGGCGACGTTCGGCGCAGGCGTGCAGCTCCGGTCGCTCGAGCGGCAGCGCGCGCTCGAAGTGATGAGCGCGATCAGCGCCGCGCTGCACCAGGCGAGCCACGTCGGCGAGATGCTCACAGACGTACTGCGCGCGACCGGCAAGATGGTGCAGGCGCACTCGGGCTGGGTGTTTCTCGAACGCGGTGGGCGGTACGAGACCGCCGCGGCGTTTGGGCTGTCGGGACCGCTGGCGGACGGCGGCGGCGCCCTCCGCGACCTGGTCCCCGGCGGAGAACACGGCCGGTCCGCGCCCGCCGGATCCTGCCGCTGCCTCGAGATGCTGCGCGCCGGCCGGTTGCCGGCGCAGGGCGGCGTCGTGGACTGCGACCGGTTCGCCGACGTCGGGGTGGCCCTCCGGCACGCGAGCGTGCCCCTGCGCACCGTGCGGACGCGGGGGGTGCTGAACCTCGTGCTCGTGCCCGGTCGGTTGTTTATGCGGCGGGAACTGGCGCTCGTGTCCGCGATCGCCACGCAGGTCAGTTTTGCGATCGACAAGGCCGAGCTGCTCGACGAGTTGCGCGACAAGGAGGCGGATCGGACGGGGTTGATCCGGCGCCTCCTGAGCGCCCAGGAAGACGAACGCAAGCGCATCGCCCGGGAACTGCACGACGAAGCCGGCCAGTCGCTCGCCGGCCTGATGCTCGAACTGGAAGCGGCGCGCCTCGAGGACGCCCGCGGCACGGCCGTGACCCAGGAGACGCTCGCGCGCCTCAGGCGCCTCGCGGCGCGCACGGTGGAGTCCGTGCGGGCGCTGATCTACGACCTCCGGCCGGCCGTCCTCGACGACCTGGGGCTCGTGCCGGCGCTGCGGTGGTACACGCAGAGCCAGATCGCCGCCCGCGGCCTGGACGTGCGCCTGAGCGAGCGGCTCGGCAGCGAGCGGCTCGACGCGACGCTGGAGACGACGATCTTCCGCATCGCGCAGGAGGCGCTTTGGAACGCCGTCAAACACGCCGCCGCGTCCCGCATCGACGTGGACCTCTTGCGAAAGGACGACCGTATCGTGCTTCGCGTGCGCGACGACGGGCGCGGAATCACCGCGGCGGCCGGCGCCCCGGCGCACCGGGGGCGGGTCGGCGTCGGACTCGGCGGCATGGTGGAGCGGGCCGCGGCCCTCGGCGGCACGGTCCAGGTGGCCGCGCGGCCGGAGGGCGGCACCGAGGTGCTCGCCGAATTTCCCGCCGCCGCGGTCCGCCGGGGACAAACCGCGTGA
- a CDS encoding response regulator transcription factor, which produces MTDAGAVTGESPGKITVILADDHAIVREGVKRILAGEPDIQVVGEASDGAEAVALAKQVHPTVAVLDISMPRLDGIEATRQIRDAVPDTHTIALTMHADDTYVFQLIKAGSAGCVLKHDAAPNLIEAIRSAARGEAFLYPQAATAVAEDYLKRVEHGENRETYDGLTAREKEILTLIAHGATNQEIAKQLFISVKTVQTHRAHILEKLELHDRTQLVRYAIRKGLIEA; this is translated from the coding sequence GTGACGGACGCGGGCGCCGTGACCGGCGAGAGCCCCGGCAAGATAACGGTCATCCTCGCCGACGATCACGCCATCGTGCGGGAGGGCGTGAAGCGCATCCTGGCCGGCGAGCCGGACATCCAGGTGGTGGGCGAAGCGTCGGACGGGGCCGAGGCGGTCGCCCTCGCCAAGCAAGTACACCCAACGGTCGCGGTGCTCGACATCAGCATGCCTCGGCTCGACGGCATCGAGGCGACGCGGCAGATCCGCGACGCGGTGCCGGACACGCACACCATCGCGCTCACGATGCACGCCGACGACACCTACGTCTTCCAGCTCATCAAGGCCGGCTCGGCCGGCTGCGTGCTCAAGCACGATGCGGCGCCGAACTTGATCGAGGCGATCCGATCGGCCGCGCGCGGAGAGGCGTTCCTCTATCCGCAGGCGGCGACCGCGGTCGCCGAGGACTACCTCAAGCGCGTCGAGCACGGCGAAAACCGCGAGACCTACGACGGCCTCACCGCCCGCGAAAAGGAGATTTTGACCCTGATCGCCCACGGCGCGACCAACCAGGAGATCGCAAAGCAGCTGTTCATCAGCGTCAAGACCGTGCAGACGCACCGCGCCCACATCTTGGAGAAGCTCGAGCTCCACGACCGCACGCAGCTCGTGCGGTACGCGATCCGCAAGGGGCTCATCGAAGCGTAG
- a CDS encoding FAD-binding oxidoreductase, which translates to MRAIVVGGGVIGASAAYRLARGGAAVTLLDRGRLCGGTSAASFAWTNSNQKTPREYHDLNVEGMRAHAALRAEFGAAPWWHGGGNIHIAAGDAARVALRARVERLRAWDYAAEEIDAARALALEPDLPPGALRDTAIAFYPDEAWIETTVYVYAMTRAAAAAGARVEAGTGVREIWREGNRVTGARTDSGEFHEADVVVNCAGRWAGDLGASAGAGLPMAPNRSVLAITPPALTRLERVVHAPRCQFRPDGGGRVLIQADEVDDAVTASRASEAPPDLAAELVRRAAELLPGLAGTGVESARLGVRSMPADGRTVIGPQGGLSGYYAIVTHSGVTLAPFLATAAAAEILGGRPDPRLAPFRPDRFARA; encoded by the coding sequence ATGCGTGCGATTGTTGTCGGCGGCGGCGTGATCGGTGCGTCGGCGGCTTATCGTCTTGCGCGGGGAGGCGCCGCTGTGACGCTTCTCGACCGCGGCCGGCTCTGCGGCGGGACCTCCGCCGCCAGTTTCGCCTGGACCAACTCGAACCAGAAGACGCCGCGCGAGTACCACGACCTGAACGTGGAAGGCATGCGCGCCCACGCCGCGCTGCGGGCCGAATTCGGCGCCGCGCCGTGGTGGCACGGAGGTGGTAACATCCACATCGCGGCCGGCGATGCCGCGCGCGTCGCGCTCCGCGCGCGCGTCGAGCGGCTGCGCGCTTGGGACTATGCCGCGGAGGAGATCGACGCGGCCCGGGCCCTCGCGCTCGAGCCGGATCTTCCCCCAGGCGCGCTCCGCGACACGGCGATCGCGTTCTATCCGGACGAAGCGTGGATCGAGACCACGGTCTACGTCTACGCGATGACGCGGGCGGCCGCGGCTGCCGGCGCGCGCGTCGAGGCCGGGACGGGGGTCCGCGAGATTTGGCGGGAGGGCAACCGCGTCACCGGCGCGCGCACCGACTCCGGCGAGTTCCACGAGGCGGACGTCGTCGTGAACTGCGCGGGCCGCTGGGCCGGCGACCTCGGCGCCTCGGCCGGCGCCGGTCTTCCGATGGCGCCGAACCGCAGCGTACTCGCGATCACGCCGCCGGCGCTTACGCGGCTCGAGCGCGTCGTCCACGCGCCGAGGTGCCAGTTTCGTCCCGACGGCGGGGGACGGGTGCTGATCCAGGCGGACGAAGTCGACGATGCGGTCACGGCGTCGCGCGCGTCCGAAGCGCCGCCTGACCTGGCGGCCGAACTGGTGCGGCGTGCGGCCGAACTGCTACCGGGGCTCGCCGGGACGGGTGTGGAGTCTGCGCGCCTCGGCGTTCGGTCGATGCCGGCGGACGGCCGGACCGTCATCGGCCCGCAGGGCGGGCTCTCCGGATATTACGCGATCGTCACCCACAGCGGCGTGACGCTCGCGCCGTTTCTGGCCACCGCGGCGGCCGCCGAGATCCTCGGCGGCCGTCCCGACCCGCGCCTCGCGCCGTTTCGTCCGGACCGGTTCGCGCGCGCCTAG
- a CDS encoding YbhB/YbcL family Raf kinase inhibitor-like protein yields MRRSILWLVSTAVLLAAAPSAPAAQAQATLTVTVDSFRAGGVIPQRYAFCVPAATGHTAPGQNVSPAISWSRGPSGTASYAIVVVDTDVPAVLTDADKEGKVIPATMKRRPWYHWLLVDIPASVTSLPEGADSKDGTAKSAGPTPNGVRGLNDYGNGRAGYDGPCPPWNDAAVHHYHFRVYALNVARLPVPANFTAADVPRAGQSHVLAWGEVVGLYTQNSDVAKTLPK; encoded by the coding sequence ATGAGGCGATCGATCCTGTGGTTGGTCTCGACCGCGGTCTTGCTGGCCGCCGCGCCCTCGGCGCCGGCCGCGCAGGCTCAGGCGACCCTCACAGTGACGGTGGACAGTTTCCGGGCGGGCGGCGTCATCCCGCAGAGGTACGCCTTCTGCGTCCCGGCCGCGACGGGCCACACCGCGCCGGGACAGAACGTGAGCCCGGCAATCTCTTGGTCGCGCGGCCCGTCCGGGACCGCGTCGTACGCCATCGTGGTCGTCGATACGGATGTCCCCGCGGTTCTTACCGACGCCGACAAGGAAGGCAAAGTCATCCCGGCCACCATGAAGCGGCGGCCGTGGTATCATTGGCTGCTGGTCGATATCCCGGCGTCGGTCACGTCGCTGCCCGAGGGGGCGGATTCCAAGGACGGCACGGCCAAGTCTGCCGGACCGACCCCCAACGGCGTGCGCGGTCTCAACGACTACGGCAACGGCCGTGCCGGCTACGACGGACCGTGCCCTCCGTGGAACGACGCCGCCGTGCACCACTACCACTTCCGGGTCTACGCGCTTAACGTCGCGCGTCTGCCGGTGCCGGCGAATTTTACTGCCGCCGATGTCCCACGGGCCGGGCAGTCGCACGTCCTGGCGTGGGGGGAAGTGGTCGGTCTCTACACGCAAAACTCCGACGTCGCGAAGACCCTGCCGAAGTGA